Proteins from one Rosa chinensis cultivar Old Blush chromosome 7, RchiOBHm-V2, whole genome shotgun sequence genomic window:
- the LOC112177760 gene encoding uncharacterized protein LOC112177760: MDLDILSWNCRGICNDSTVRALKDLISQNRPQIIFLCETKISNLGDFTALKHALGFSYAKEVLSDGQAGGLGVFWNDEVRVQMGTVSEHHIDMVIFGGPGDPRWRLTCFYGYARTSERDRSWKLLQDLCDLDSLPWVVIGDFNEILNNGEKIDGPVRAERQMRGFRDALGYCDLLDLGFQGCQSTWWNSETQLRLDRAVCTPSWCDLFGYAKVVHLPPSDSDHIPILLRASTIPLPTRPKHHRFKFEAFWLQHAECNPLVEQAWQIDVTGNPMFQVTKKIAYTRMELDKWQKRTFKMRQQQMMGIRTRLEELMDCTITVAVQEEKKDLMDRLHAFLSQEEAFWRQRSKITWLKEGDRNTGFFHRKVANRKRHNTIQGLYDEDGNWVEDNDGMERVVTSYFTTIFTASDVDMEAITMTIEAIQPSVTQEMNVQLCAPYTSEEVKRALFQMYPTKSPGPDGMPPLFFQHYWETIGEDVTEAVCNFLHSVQYSFLVRGRPRGLVTPSRGLRQGDPLSPYLFLLGAEGFSALLQQKQAAGLLPGIEVCNEAPSVNHLLFADDSMLYGQASLEDCFQILEVFETYGRASGQVVNFNKSSVVFSKNVSECMQDEVASLLGVEIVDSHEKYLGLPTYVGRKKTATFQYIKDNLAKKLTNWQGKLLSGAGKDILIRVVAQALPTSMSRLHDYRFHNSKLRSEAIRCLRVEKWKPPSIGTLKVNIDGSFYESTRQGGFGFVIRDSDGQFIVGGGGPLSQLLSPEHAELSAFQAALDYIMEHDMQPVVVETDSTKVQRQLTIAAMPNTSTLGRVYDDLLMLLESQPNVTIVHARRDANNSGVRSPGVCRAA; this comes from the exons ATGGATTTGGATATTCTTAGTTGGAATTGCAGGGGTATCTGCAACGATTCAACTGTTAGGGCTTTGAAGGATTTGATCTCTCAAAACAGGCCCCAAATCATCTTTCTTTGTGAGACAAAGATCAGTAATCTGGGAGATTTCACAGCACTGAAGCATGCGTTGGGGTTTTCGTATGCAAAGGAGGTTCTGAGTGATGGTCAAGCAGGTGGCTTGGGTGTATTCTGGAACGATGAAGTCAGAGTGCAGATGGGGACTGTCTCCGAGCATCATATCGatatggtaatttttggaggTCCTGGTGATCCGAGATGGAGGCTGACATGCTTTTATGGGTATGCCAGAACATCAGAACGTGACCGCTCATGGAAACTATTGCAGGATCTTTGTGACCTTGATTCTCTTCCTTGGGTAGTTATCGGTGACTTCAATGAGATCTTAAATAATGGAGAGAAGATTGATGGCCCTGTTAGGGCTGAAAGACAAATGCGAGGGTTCCGAGATGCCTTAGGCTACTGTGATCTTCTTGACCTAGGTTTTCAGGGTTGTCAGTCAACTTGGTGGAATTCAGAGACTCAACTTCGCCTTGACAGGGCAGTTTGCACGCCTTCTTGGTGTGATCTGTTTGGGTATGCTAAGGTCGTACACTTACCTCCAAGTGATTCGGACCATATCCCCATCTTATTGCGTGCTAGTACGATCCCACTCCCAACTCGTCCTAAACATCATAGATTCAAGTTCGAGGCTTTCTGGCTCCAACATGCTGAATGTAATCCTCTTGTGGAACAAGCCTGGCAGATTGATGTCACTGGTAACCCCATGTTCCAAGTAACAAAGAAAATTGCTTATACTAGAATGGAACTTGATAAATGGCAGAAAAGAACTTTCAAAATGCGTCAACAGCAGATGATGGGAATACGAACTAGACTTGAAGAGTTAATGGATTGTACAATCACAGTTGCTGttcaagaagagaagaaagatttGATGGATCGTCTGCATGCTTTTCTATCCCAGGAGGAAGCCTTTTGGAGGCAGAGATCAAAGATTACATGGTTAAAAGAGGGAGATAGAAACACTGGCTTCTTTCACCGAAAGGTAGCAAACAGAAAGCGACATAACACCATTCAAGGTTTGTATGATGAAGACGGAAATTGGGTGGAGGATAATGATGGTATGGAGCGAGTAGTCACTTCTTATTTTACTACGATCTTCACTGCCTCGGATGTTGATATGGAAGCAATAACTATGACCATTGAAGCAATTCAACCTAGTGTTACACAGGAGATGAATGTTCAATTATGTGCACCGTATACTAGTGAGGAGGTCAAACGGGCACTTTTTCAGATGTACCCTACCAAATCACCTGGACCGGATGGCATGCCGCCATTATTTTTTCAACATTATTGGGAGACCATTGGTGAGGATGTGACGGAAGCAGTGTGTAACTTTTTACATTCAG TGCAATATTCTTTTCTGGTACGAGGAAGGCCTAGAGGCTTGGTGACTCCTAGCAGAGGTCTGCGACAAGGTGATCCACTTTCACCGTATTTATTTTTGCTTGGAGCAGAAGGCTTTTCGGCTCTTCTACAACAAAAACAGGCTGCAGGACTACTTCCGGGGATTGAGGTTTGTAATGAGGCTCCTTCAGTCAATCACTTACTTTTTGCTGATGATAGCATGTTGTATGGACAAGCTTCTTTGGAGGATTGTTTTCAGATTCTGGAGGTGTTCGAAACTTATGGAAGAGCTTCAGGACAGGTTGTTAACTTTAACAAAAGTTCTGTTGTTTTTAGTAAAAATGTTTCCGAGTGTATGCAAGATGAGGTAGCTAGCCTTTTGGGGGTGGAGATAGTTGATTCTCATGAGAAATACCTAGGGCTTCCGACTTATGTTGGCCGTAAGAAAACTGCTACATTTCAGTACATCAAAGACAACTTAGCAAAAAAGTTGACGAATTGGCAAGGAAAGCTTTTGAGTGGCGCTGGAAAAGATATTTTAATCAGGGTGGTGGCTCAAGCTTTACCAAC GTCAATGTCTCGACTACATGATTACCGCTTTCATAATTCAAAGTTAAGGAGTGAAGCAATTAGATGTCTGAGGGTTGAGAAATGGAAGCCTCCTTCAATTGGAACTCTCAAAGTTAATATTGATGGTTCATTCTATGAGTCTACAAGACAAGGTGGATTTGGATTTGTGATACGGGATTCAGATGGACAATTTATTGTTGGTGGGGGAGGTCCTCTCAGTCAATTGTTATCTCCAGAACATGCAGAACTTTCAGCTTTTCAAGCTGCTCTAGATTATATAATGGAACATGACATGCAACCGGTGGTAGTGGAGACTGACTCTACCAAGGTCCAGCGCCAACTGACTATTGCTGCTATGCCTAACACATCTACACTAGGAAGGGTGTATGATGACCTGTTGATGTTACTGGAGTCACAGCCAAATGTGACTATTGTGCATGCTAGAAGAGATGCCAACAACAGTGGTGTTcgatcacctg GTGTCTGTCGTGCTGCTTAG
- the LOC112175746 gene encoding MOB kinase activator-like 1B — MSLFGLGRNQRTFRPKKSAPSGSKGAQLRKHIDATLGSGNLREAVKLPTGEDLNEWLAVNTVDFFNQVNLLFGTLTEFCTPENCPTMTAGPKYEYRWADGVLIKKPIEVSAPKYVEYLMDWIESQLDDESIFPQKLGAPFPPNFREVVKTIFKRLFRVYAHIYHSHFQKIVSLKEEAHLNTCFKHFILFTCEFALIDKKELAPLQELIESIIVPY, encoded by the exons ATGAGTCTCTTTGGGCTCGGCAG AAACCAGAGGACATTCCGCCCAAAAAAAAGCGCCCCTTCTGGGAGTAAG GGGGCTCAGCTGAGAAAGCACATTGACGCAACACTAGGCAGTGGGAACCTAAGAGAAGCAGTAAAGCTTCCAACTGGAGAAGATTTAAATGAGTGGCTTGCTGTCAACA CTGTGGATTTCTTCAATCAAGTCAACTTGTTATTTGGTACCCTCACAGAGTTCTGCACTCCAGAGAACTGTCCTACAATGACTGCAGGCCCCAA GTATGAGTATAGATGGGCAGATGGTGTACTAATTAAGAAACCTATTGAGGTTTCTGCTCCAAAATATGTTGAATATCTGATGGACTGGATTGAATCCCAACTTGATGATGAATCCATATTTCCTCAAAAGCTTG GCGCACCATTTCCCCCTAATTTCAGGGAGGTTGTGAAGACAATATTCAAAAGACTGTTCCGTGTATATGCTCACATATACCACTCTCATTTTCAGAAAATTGTGAGCCTCAAGGAGGAGGCCCATCTAAATACTTGCTTCAAGCATTTCATACTATTTACCTGT GAATTTGCGCTAATCGACAAGAAGGAGCTAGCTCCACTTCAAGAGCTTATAGAATCCATCATCGTTCCTTATTGA
- the LOC112175748 gene encoding uncharacterized protein LOC112175748, which produces MAGSTPKNTIRCHHCAGPLSKEMETSAWTVPPLIRDSFSMIGSAVGGTVSAFYGFNYVMPIVQRRVKGPMWLHFFIGAPPVIVFSSACAGLAGGAIPAVAQLASSSYHAAVSSSSLPPATSQDEKMHKSRNSSTL; this is translated from the exons ATGGCTGGTTCCACTCCTAAAAATACCATTAGATGTCATCATTGTGCTGGTCCTCTTTCTAAGGAGATGGAAACTAGTGCATGGACAGTTCCACCTCTTATCAGGGATAGCTTCTCTAtg ATTGGCTCTGCTGTTGGTGGTACAGTAAGTGCTTTTTATGGATTCAATTATG TGATGCCTATTGTTCAGAGACGGGTAAAAGGACCTATGTGGTTACATTTTTTCATTGGT GCTCCTCCCGTCATTGTATTCTCTTCAGCTTGTGCTGGTTTGGCAG GTGGTGCAATTCCAGCTGTGGCCCAACTTGCTTCGTCATCTTATCATGCAGCTGTCTCATCCTCCTCGTTGCCTCCTGCGACTTCTCAAGATGAGAAGATGCACAAGTCCAGAAATTCCTCTACTCTGTGA